Below is a genomic region from Leptolyngbya sp. 'hensonii'.
CTGGAACAAATCACCAAGCGGCTGATCGACGGGCTCCTGCAAATTGCCAGGGATGCAGGCCATGCCGCCTGTGGGGGCAACATCAGCGGCATGTTCGGTCTGTTCTTTACGGAAGGCCCGGTGCACAACTTCGAGGATGCCAAAAAATCCGATGTGAACAAATTCAAAGGGTTTCATCGGGGCATGCTGGAACAGGGCATTTACCTGGCTCCCTCCCAATTTGAAGCCGGGTTTACCTCCCTGGCTCACACGGATGCGGACATCGATCGCACCCTGGAGGCAGCTCGCACGGTGATGGGTCAGATCTAACCTTGGGAATTGGTGGGAGTCAGAACTAAGAATTCAGGGCTTCTCCTGGCTTCTGACTCCTGAATTCTCCCTCTGCTCTTCTCTCGGTAATCTGCTCCAGCAGGGTTCGGGCCAGAGTTTCACGGGTGTATTGCTGCAGAACAGCCCGATCGGGGGCATAGGGGAGCCCCTCTCCCCTCAACAATTGCTGCAGAAGCTCAGCCATCCGATCGACCGATTTCCCGATCAGGAAGCCTGTTCGGGTAGACTCCAGAAGTTGACCAGCAGCAGTGTCTGGGGTGACGCCAATCCCCAGAATTGGCCGACCTGAAAACAGGTACTCAAACAGTTTGCCCGTCAGGATGCCAGACACCTGGGGCACATCCCAATCCAGAAAGATCAGGGCATCCACCCACCGTTGAACCTGCAATGCCTCCGATCGCGGAACGAATCCTGCGATTTTGACAATAGCCTGCAGATCGTGGGCGACAATCGCAGGCGTGAGACTGGAAAAATCGGGACCATAGAGGAGAATTTCTAGTTTATCCGCAACCGGAAATCCCTCAGCTCTGAGCCGATCGATCGCCTGCCACAGGAGGGAGAGATCCTGTTTCCCCGGATACAGCAACCCGGTATAGGCCAGCCTGATTTTGCCATTGGACGGAAAAGGATCAGGCGGAAACCCTTCCCCATCCTCCGGATCAAAGCCATTGGCGATCGTCAGGACCGGCTGGGGGAAGCGCTGCTGCAAAGCGGATTGCAATGGATCGGACACTGTAGTGATCAAATCGGCCTGGGAGACAACGTAATCCTCCAGGGATTGCTCCAGCCAGGAAAATGGCCATTTTGCCGTAACCAGGTGACTGCCGAACCACAGGTCCCGATAATCTGCCACCCAGAAAATATTGAACTGGCGTTTCAAGGCTCCGGCAATGATGTGGGCTGCGGGCGGACCAAAGGTACTCACGACCACCTCGAAAGGCCAATAGGGATAGAGGGCCTGAGCCCGTTTCAGGGCTGGTACAATCCACAGGGAACTGGCATAGAGAAAAGAACCAGTCCCCAGAAATTCACTGAATCGGCGGAGCCAAGTTCTGGCAACCTGATAGGAGGATTTCCCGATAGATGAAGGAGGAAGAGCAGGGGGCGTGCTCTCTGGATGGGGGTTGAACGATCGGGATTTCAGGGGTACATAGGGGACCTCTTCCAGTCGGACCCCCTGCAGGCTCCTATACTCGGTCTGCAAATCCAGGGGAGCCCTGAAGGCATCTTTTCGGGTTGTCAGAACACCAATCTCATGGCCCATCTGGTGCCAGTACTTGGCCCAGGCATAGGGCCGGAGGGAGGCAACCCGATTCACGGGCGGGAAATCATGGGCAATGATGAGAATTCGCATGTTAATGGTTTAAGACAGAACGAACCAGCCCCAGCAAATTTTTTTGATTGGTCTCAGAGGACATCGAATGGGCGATTTGATGGGAGCGTTGTTTGTAATCGTTAATCTTTTGCCGATCGAGCCTCATGAGGGCAGTGGCCATGGCTGCAGGCGAAAAATTTTCTGCGACGAGGCCACAGCCATAGGTTTGGACAATGCGGGCCATTTCGATCGATGGACCAATCGCGATCGCCAGCCGGGCCTGAATAAATTCAAACAACTTATTCGGCAAGGCATGGCGGTAGTTGAAGTTAATCGGTTCCAGGAGAAACAGGCCAATGTCGAATTGATTCAGATATTGGGGTAGGGTTCGCATCGGCACAGGGGGCAGAAAGCTGATGTTAGGGTAAGTTGCTGCCAACCGTTGCAGATGATTCAAATAGGCTGGATCGTTATTCGTCAGGAGAAACGTTAACTCAAACCGGGAATCCAGATGGTCCATGACGCGAATCATGTTTTCGAGTTTGCGAGAGACGATCGCTGCCCCATGATGGACTAAGCGAATTTTGGCTGCAGGTTCAGACCGTAATTGAGGCTGGATTTCCTCATAGTCGGGAGC
It encodes:
- a CDS encoding glycosyltransferase, whose product is MRILIIAHDFPPVNRVASLRPYAWAKYWHQMGHEIGVLTTRKDAFRAPLDLQTEYRSLQGVRLEEVPYVPLKSRSFNPHPESTPPALPPSSIGKSSYQVARTWLRRFSEFLGTGSFLYASSLWIVPALKRAQALYPYWPFEVVVSTFGPPAAHIIAGALKRQFNIFWVADYRDLWFGSHLVTAKWPFSWLEQSLEDYVVSQADLITTVSDPLQSALQQRFPQPVLTIANGFDPEDGEGFPPDPFPSNGKIRLAYTGLLYPGKQDLSLLWQAIDRLRAEGFPVADKLEILLYGPDFSSLTPAIVAHDLQAIVKIAGFVPRSEALQVQRWVDALIFLDWDVPQVSGILTGKLFEYLFSGRPILGIGVTPDTAAGQLLESTRTGFLIGKSVDRMAELLQQLLRGEGLPYAPDRAVLQQYTRETLARTLLEQITERRAEGEFRSQKPGEALNS